GTACATGGAACCCAGTTCCCGACGGAGAGATTTCCGTATAGGAATCAAGCCGCTCGATAATATCCTCCGCTACGTCGTCGACGGTCTCAGTCTCTGGGTCTCGGCAGTCATCGAGATCCACACCAACGATAGGATCATCGTCAGTAAACACGAATCCGACGCCATCCGCATCCCCCGAATCGGCGTACTCGAGCGCGGTTTCGACCGACACCCATGTTTCGGGATCCGTCGAGGACGCAAACTCACCACTGCCTGGTGTCACCGGGATCTTGGTCGGCTTCCCGTCTCGAGATTCTTCTCGCCAGCACACCCACTGGTCGCGCTCACGTAACTGCTCGGGGAGTACCGAGATCGGACGTTTAGACATCACCGATCCGCCTCGTACTGCGCGTCCATCTGGTCGCATACCACCTATCTGTATGCTGATAAACACGCCATGATCTGGTCGACTGCTCGCTACCCTGTCCAACGGGTACAACCCGTTCTATACTAGTTGGTTTTTGGCCGGATTTTACCCTGGACAATACTCCCGTCTGGTGGTTCTTACCCCGGACACCCGTAGATCGGTTTACCCCGGACAAACAATTACCCCGGACAAGAACTGAGAAGAAGGGGAGTTTGTGGTAGAGATAGCTATATACGGTCGAATTGCTGATCGATCCACAAGTAGAATCGAATCGCGTAGCATCGGGACCAACAACCATACTATATCTGTCAGCTATCATTAGTCGAGTAGTCGATTCCCTTCGGCTGTCAGATCGATCCCGATATAGACATTCACTTTATCGTCGCCATCTCTGACGCGATCACTATCATAGTCAACAGCGTTCGCGAGTTTCCGACCGAACCAGACCATATTTGTTCCGTCCAGGTCATGGAAATCGGCCCAGTTGGAGTACGCCCCAAAGAGTTCGTTCTTCGGCACTTGCGCTCCATCAACTTCCTTCACATACATCGCTGCGAACGCTTCTACACCATCGCTATTCGGATCGATATCCATCGATACCTCTGATTCTAATTCATCCGGTAGGGTCTCCTCCACCTCTTGATTCGAAGTTGACCTTTCAGAATGAACTGAATCCTTAGTCGGATTACCGGCCCAGAACTCCAGATCACCAGAGTCCTTCGGCAATGAATGTATCTCCCCACGATGGAAAAGTATCGGACTGCCGTCTTCTGAGAGAATCAATACAATATAGCTATCACGCGAAATGTCTGCCTCATGTAACTCGATATCAGGAACAAACGGCCGTTTGATCGGTGTCCACTCCTCCTCAAAACCGTCTCTCGAGTCATGGACATGGGTTTCCCCAGCTTCATAGACAGTATATTGGCCGGTTTCTCGATCATAGCTATAGTAGGCTGGCACACTGTCTTTCGAGAGGGTGCCCACATCTGGAACGCGAGCAAACTCTGTTTTACCGTCTGAAAGAACGATATCACCGTCCCCTCGTGTCCAAACAGTTCGGTTCGTCTCAGACGTCTTGGGCCGAACGGCAGTGACGCCACCGTGAGCGGTCGCACCACCACCGAAGGTCACGACCTCGTCGCAGTTGTAGAATTGTTCAGTGCCATCGGCTCGTTCTTGCAGCGGTGGCGAGAGAATATTCTCAACTCGAGACGCCCATTCTGTCTCGGAGTCACCAGGTCGAACGACGAAGACCGGAATTCGATCCGCTTCGTGGGCTCGCTTGAGATTCTGCAAGACCTTCACGGGACGATCCGGCGTCGTTGTCTCAGCCTCGATGTTGAACACGACGTCGTGATCTGGATGCGTCGCGATGGCGTCCGGTTGCTCGCTTCCGTCCTGCTCGAGAATTTCGACACTGAATCCACGCTCTGTAAGCGCTGTCTCCGTCTCGAGGAGGACTGCATCGTGTGTAGAGCCACCGGCAGATCTGACAGTGCCCGTCTCGGGTTCGACCACTGTTTCTCCGTCATCAGTGAGCCGAGCTACGATATCGTCGTTCTGTAGCGTAACCTCGAGTAATCGGGATTCTTCACGAACGTCAGGCAAGTCTTTAGGGGAAACGTCGATCTCAGGCTCGGTATTCTCGAGACGGGCCGCGAGTTCCTCGTCGACGATAGTGACATCGACCCAGCCGTTTTCCGCTCGTACGCTTTCTCGAATCTGAACTGCACGAACGGCTTCCGCCATCGTTTCCTCGAGAATCTGCGTGGGGTTCGCTGCTTCATTTGAATCACTATAGATGAGATCCTGCAGGATCTCAGCGTCCGCCAGCGGATCAGTCCCATACCTCTCGAGGCTCTGTTCGATGATTCGATCAACAGCATCTGGTTCCCGAAGGGGCGGGTATGGCGGAAACGTCCGGATCAAGACGGGTTCAGAGTAACGCCCGCCCGAGAGCGGGATCCGCGTCCAGACTTTGAACTGATCGGTCGTGATGAGGTCCTCTGCCGTGTAGTCGCGGAAGCGTTTCATCAACAACTCGGCATCGTCGCTGTCGTTGACCGAGAACGTGAGCAGGTTATCACAGTTGTTCTGCATCGCTTTCAGCGTGTCCTCGTCGAACTGAGAGGGATACTGCGAAGCCAAAGTCACCGACAACCGCATCGACCGAGCACGGGCTAGCATCGACTCGATATCGAGATTGTCGCTCGCAATATCGTCGAACTCGTCACAGAGAACGAAGTAGGGATCTGGATCGATATCGAGTTCGTACGACCGCCGCTGGATGGCTGACCACAGATTCCGCATCACACCCAGCGTCACCATCTTTTTGATGTCCGTGTTCTCGACCGGCGTACGAACGATGACGATTCGATCGTTCTCAATGATATCGTGGAAGTTGATCGTACTCTCACGATGGGCGATAATCCGGCGAATTACCGAGTTCTCGACCCAGGACTTAATCCGTTTCAAGAGCGGGCGGACCGTCTCCTCTTCCATATTCGCGATCTCGAGACAGAATTCTCGGATATAGGGATCCTCGACATCAAGTGCGAAATCCTCCCGTCGATCGGCATTCAGCAAGATGAAATACATATCGATGACCGAAAACGGCTGCTCCGATTTCATCATGGCTCGAGCCATCGACTCAGTGATCGCTTCCATGTTGATGCCCCAGTAGTCGGAGGTATCGAAGACTGCTTTCAGGTTCTCGACCCGGTTTTCAATCTCGTTCTCGAGTTCCTCAGTCGTCTCGCAGTCGGGCACCTCGAGGAAATTCATTCCCACTGTATTCTCGTGGGTGGTCGACCCGGGCTCGATCCAGACGACGTCCTCGAGACGATGTTTGGGGAGCATCCGAAGGAGTTCTCGAGAATCACGACCCTTCGGATCGAAGTATGTGAAGCCGTAGCCCGAATAAGCCCACTGCACCATCATATTCAAGAGT
This region of Natrinema sp. DC36 genomic DNA includes:
- a CDS encoding TraM recognition domain-containing protein encodes the protein MVFDRFFGHGGKTSSGDQSSEAESADDESTNAGTGSSTDQRSMSGEEYHIVDQDTTRVGGKPILTETADEGTVAGPFVREMFEAGMYDAPSPLWVGYTEDPQTGFREAPLRFDSLFRHNWIAGTTGYGKTTQLLNMMVQWAYSGYGFTYFDPKGRDSRELLRMLPKHRLEDVVWIEPGSTTHENTVGMNFLEVPDCETTEELENEIENRVENLKAVFDTSDYWGINMEAITESMARAMMKSEQPFSVIDMYFILLNADRREDFALDVEDPYIREFCLEIANMEEETVRPLLKRIKSWVENSVIRRIIAHRESTINFHDIIENDRIVIVRTPVENTDIKKMVTLGVMRNLWSAIQRRSYELDIDPDPYFVLCDEFDDIASDNLDIESMLARARSMRLSVTLASQYPSQFDEDTLKAMQNNCDNLLTFSVNDSDDAELLMKRFRDYTAEDLITTDQFKVWTRIPLSGGRYSEPVLIRTFPPYPPLREPDAVDRIIEQSLERYGTDPLADAEILQDLIYSDSNEAANPTQILEETMAEAVRAVQIRESVRAENGWVDVTIVDEELAARLENTEPEIDVSPKDLPDVREESRLLEVTLQNDDIVARLTDDGETVVEPETGTVRSAGGSTHDAVLLETETALTERGFSVEILEQDGSEQPDAIATHPDHDVVFNIEAETTTPDRPVKVLQNLKRAHEADRIPVFVVRPGDSETEWASRVENILSPPLQERADGTEQFYNCDEVVTFGGGATAHGGVTAVRPKTSETNRTVWTRGDGDIVLSDGKTEFARVPDVGTLSKDSVPAYYSYDRETGQYTVYEAGETHVHDSRDGFEEEWTPIKRPFVPDIELHEADISRDSYIVLILSEDGSPILFHRGEIHSLPKDSGDLEFWAGNPTKDSVHSERSTSNQEVEETLPDELESEVSMDIDPNSDGVEAFAAMYVKEVDGAQVPKNELFGAYSNWADFHDLDGTNMVWFGRKLANAVDYDSDRVRDGDDKVNVYIGIDLTAEGNRLLD